In Scomber japonicus isolate fScoJap1 chromosome 21, fScoJap1.pri, whole genome shotgun sequence, one DNA window encodes the following:
- the LOC128382371 gene encoding C-C chemokine receptor type 3-like has translation MLRITPISLLTFEEKMETTTLDDYAGNYSYEELVEPCDSNGANYLGAQISFIYYFMFLFSLVGNGLVLVIIHRFERLTTVTNILLLNLVMSSLIFMSSLPFLGVYNQLYNWIFGNVMCKIVGSVYFLGLYSSVLFLALLTFDRHLAVVYSLGAPRMRSQRYAFLCCAVVWLVSSLACIPSMILHRSFYYAVDDAILCQENPGDFTDPTTVTHLRNSAFYIQLFLFLLFPLIVIVYCYVRIAITVISSKLVTKFKTVRLIFVIVLLFFISWIPYNVVLLTDHGHQSCEERKRRGFADQVTRNLAYIYFCISPIFYTFVGEKFQNYFRQMMVKRFPGLKKYISVDQVSRSNMSTKTTQNELSSDKL, from the exons ATGCTTAGAATCACACCT ATTTCCCTGCTTACATTTGAGGAGAAGATGGAAACTACAACATTGGATGATTACGCTGGCAATTACAGCTATGAGGAGCTGGTAGAACCATGTGATAGTAATGGTGCAAACTATCTGGGAGCTCAAATTTCCTTCATCTACTACTTCATGTTTCTCTTCAGTCTGGTTGGCAACGGGCTGGTCCTGGTCATCATCCATCG GTTTGAGAGGCTGACCACTGTGACCAACATTTTGCTGCTGAACCTAGTGATGTCCTCCTTGATCTTCATGAGCAGCCTTCCATTCCTGGGAGTGTACAATCAGCTCTATAACTGGATCTTCGGCAACGTTATGTGCAAGATTGTAGGCAGTGTCTACTTCCTGGGCTTATACAGTTCTGTCCTGTTTCTGGctctcctgacctttgaccGACACCTTGCAGTTGTTTACTCCTTGGGTGCACCACGAATGAGAAGTCAACGCTACGCATTtctctgctgtgctgtggtGTGGCTGGTCAGCAGTCTGGCGTGCATCCCATCCATGATTCTACACAGAAGTTTTTATTACGCCGTTGATGACGCAATACTCTGTCAGGAAAATCCTGGTGACTTCACAGATCCTACTACTGTAACCCATCTGAGAAATTCTGCATTTTAcattcagctttttcttttcttgctctttCCTCTGATTGTTATTGTGTACTGCTATGTTAGGATTGCTATCACTGTCATATCATCCAAATTAGTTACCAAGTTCAAGACAGTCAGGTTGATATTTGTCATTGtcctgttattttttatttcctggaTCCCATACAATGTTGTACTACTGACTGACCATGGACACCAGAGctgtgaggaaaggaagaggagaggttTTGCAGATCAAGTCACTCGTAATCTTGCCTACATTTACTTCTGCATCAGTCCCATCTTCTATACATTTGTTGGGGAAAAGTTCCAAAACTACTTCAGACAGATGATGGTAAAACGCTTCCCAGGGTTAAAGAAGTATATTTCTGTCGATCAGGTCAGCAGAAGTAATATGTCCACAAAAACTACACAAAATGAATTGAGCAGTGACAAACTCTGA
- the LOC128382370 gene encoding C-C chemokine receptor type 3-like: protein MINIHLISSRIYDDPVEPCDSDGANYLGAQISFIYYFMFLFSLVGNGLVLVIIHRFERLTTVTNILLLNLVMSSLIFMSSLPFLGVYNQLSNWIFGNVMCKIVGSVYFLGLYSSVLFLALLTFDRHLSVVYSLVAPRMRSQRYAFLCCAVVWLVSSLACIPSMILYRSFYNVLENMTFCQEFTGNLTDTTLTHLRNSAFYIQLFLFLLFPLIVIVYCYVRIAITVISSKLVTKFKTVRLIFVIVLLFFISWIPYNVVLLTDNGSMDCEERKRSGYADQVTRNLAYIYFCISPIFYTFVGKKFQNYFRQMMVKRFPGLKKYISVDQVRRSNMSTRSTQNELISVKL from the exons atgattaacattcacttaatatCTTCAAgaat CTATGATGATCCGGTAGAACCATGTGATAGTGACGGTGCAAACTATCTGGGAGCTCAAATTTCCTTCATCTACTACTTCATGTTTCTCTTCAGTCTGGTTGGCAACGGGCTGGTCCTGGTCATCATCCATCG GTTTGAGAGGCTGACCACTGTGACCAACATTTTGCTGCTGAACCTAGTGATGTCCTCCTTGATCTTCATGAGCAGCCTTCCATTCCTGGGAGTGTACAATCAGCTCTCTAACTGGATCTTTGGCAACGTTATGTGCAAGATTGTGGGCAGTGTCTACTTCCTGGGCTTATACAGTTCTGTCCTGTTTCTGGctctcctgacctttgaccGACACCTTTCAGTCGTTTACTCCTTGGTTGCGCCACGAATGAGAAGTCAACGCTACGCATTtctctgctgtgctgtggtGTGGCTGGTCAGCAGTCTGGCGTGCATCCCATCCATGATTCTATACAGAAGTTTTTATAACGTACTTGAAAACATGACGTTCTGTCAGGAATTTACTGGTAACCTCACAGATACTACTCTAACCCATCTGAGAAATTCTGCATTTTAcattcagctttttcttttcttgctctttCCTCTGATTGTTATTGTGTACTGCTATGTTAGGATTGCTATCACTGTCATATCATCCAAATTAGTTACCAAGTTCAAGACAGTCAGGTTGATATTTGTCATTGtcctgttattttttatttcctggaTCCCATACAATGTTGTACTACTGACTGATAATGGAAGCATGGActgtgaggaaaggaagaggagcgGTTATGCAGATCAAGTCACTCGTAATCTTGCCTACATTTACTTCTGCATCAGTCCCATCTTCTATACATTTGTTGGGAAAAAGTTCCAAAACTACTTCAGACAGATGATGGTAAAACGCTTCCCAGGGTTAAAGAAGTATATTTCTGTTGATCAGGTCAGGAGAAGCAATATGTCCACAAGAAGTACACAAAATGAATTGATCAGTGTCAAACTTTGA
- the LOC128382372 gene encoding C-C chemokine receptor type 1-like has translation MCRITEDTELIAGSKPEDATQPQANRYRRYSRSGTEGWCIYRGRHEERRSKISLLTFEEKMETTTLDDYDGNYSYGELVGPCDSDNVNYLGAQISFIYYFMFLFSLVGNGLVLVIIHWFERLTTVTNILLVNLVMSSLIFMSSLPFHGVYNQHSNWIFGNVMCKIVGSVYFLGLYSSVLFLALLTFDRHLAVVYSLGAQRMRSQCYAFLCCAVVWLVSSLACIPSMILHRTFYNKLENMTFCQEFTGDLTDTTLTHLRNSAFYIQLFLFLLFPLIVIVYCYVRIAITIISSKLVTKFKTVRLIFVIVLLFFISWIPYNAVLLTDNGSMDCEERNRRGYAEQVTRNLAYIYFCISPIFYTFVGKKFQNYFRRIVVKRFPGLNKYISVDQVSRSNMSTKSTQNK, from the exons ATGTGTAGGATCACTGAAGACACAGAGTTGATAGCAG gatcgAAGCCTGAGgacgccacacagccacaggcaaacAGGTACAGGCGATactcgaggtcagggacagaaggctggtgcatTTACCGGGGGagacatgaggagaggaggtcaaaa ATTTCCCTGCTTACATTTGAGGAGAAGATGGAAACTACAACATTGGATGATTATGATGGCAATTACAGCTATGGGGAGCTGGTAGGACCATGTGATAGTGACAATGTAAACTATCTGGGAGCTCAAATTTCCTTCATCTACTACTTCATGTTTCTCTTCAGTCTGGTTGGCAACGGGCTGGTCCTGGTCATCATCCATTG GTTTGAGAGGCTGACCACTGTGACCAACATTTTGCTGGTGAACCTAGTGATGTCCTCCTTGATCTTCATGAGCAGCCTTCCATTCCATGGAGTGTACAATCAGCACTCTAACTGGATCTTTGGCAACGTTATGTGCAAGATTGTAGGCAGTGTCTACTTCCTGGGCTTATACAGTTCTGTCCTGTTTCTGGctctcctgacctttgaccGACACCTTGCAGTCGTTTACTCCTTGGGTGCGCAACGAATGAGAAGTCAATGCTATGCATTtctctgctgtgctgtggtGTGGCTGGTCAGCAGTCTGGCATGCATCCCATCCATGATTCTACACAGAACTTTTTATAACAAACTTGAAAACATGACGTTCTGTCAGGAATTTACTGGTGACTTGACAGATACTACTCTAACCCATCTGAGAAATTCTGCATTTTAcattcagctttttcttttcttgctctttCCTCTGATTGTTATTGTGTACTGCTATGTTAGGATTGCTATCACTATCATATCATCCAAATTAGTTACCAAGTTCAAGACAGTCAGGTTGATATTTGTCATTGtactgttattttttatttcatggaTCCCATACAATGCTGTACTACTGACTGACAATGGAAGCATGGACTGTGAGGAAAGGAATAGGAGAGGTTATGCAGAACAAGTCACTCGTAATCTTGCCTACATTTACTTCTGCATCAGTCCCATCTTCTATACATTTGTTGGGAAAAAGTTCCAAAACTACTTCAGACGGATTGTGGTAAAACGCTTCCCAGGGTTGAATAAGTATATTTCTGTTGATCAGGTCAGCAGAAGTAATATGTCCACAAAAagtacacaaaataaatga
- the LOC128382369 gene encoding C-C chemokine receptor type 3-like translates to MSITDTQKVLISLLTFEEKMETTPSDYSNYSYDNDSEGEFVGICDSDGANYLGAQISFIYYFMFLFSLVGNGLVLVIIHRFERLTTVTNILLLNLVMSSLIFMSSLPFHGVYMQLSNWIFGNVMCKIVGSVYFLGLYSSVLFLALLTFDRHLAVVYSLGAPRMRSHRYAFLSCAVVWLVSSLACIPSMILYRSFHYALDDTTLCQEYPGNLMSTYAIHLRNSAFYIQLCVFLLFPLIVIVYCYVRIAITVISSKIVSKFKTVRLIFVIVLLFFISWIPYNVVLLTDNGGKTCEEIQRRGYADQVTRNLAYIYFCISPIFYTFVGKKFQNYFRQMMVKRFPGLKKYISVDQVRRSNMSTKSTPY, encoded by the exons ATGTCGATCACTGATACACAGAAGGTTCTG ATTTCCCTGCTTACATTTGAGGAGAAGATGGAAACTACACCATCCGATTACAGTAACTATAGTTATGACAATGACAGCGAGGGGGAGTTTGTAGGAATATGTGATAGTGATGGTGCAAACTATCTGGGAGCTCAAATTTCCTTCATCTACTACTTCATGTTTCTCTTCAGTCTGGTTGGCAACGGGCTGGTCCTGGTCATCATCCATCG GTTTGAGAGGCTGACCACTGTGACCAACATTTTGCTGCTGAACCTAGTGATGTCCTCCTTGATCTTCATGAGCAGCCTTCCATTCCATGGAGTGTACATGCAGCTCTCTAACTGGATCTTTGGCAACGTTATGTGCAAGATTGTAGGCAGTGTCTACTTCCTGGGCTTATACAGTTCTGTCCTGTTTCTGGctctcctgacctttgaccGACACCTTGCAGTCGTTTACTCCTTGGGTGCACCACGAATGAGAAGTCATCGCTATGCATTTCTCAGCTGTGCTGTGGTGTGGCTGGTCAGCAGTCTGGCGTGCATCCCATCCATGATTCTATACAGAAGTTTTCATTACGCCCTTGATGACACAACGCTCTGCCAGGAATATCCTGGGAACTTGATGAGTACTTATGCAATCCATCTGAGAAATTCTGCATTTTACATTCAgctttgtgttttcttgctcTTTCCTCTGATTGTTATTGTGTACTGCTATGTTAGGATTGCAATCACTGTCATATCATCCAAAATAGTTAGTAAGTTCAAGACAGTCAGGTTGATATTTGTCATTGTcctgttatttttcatttcctggATCCCATACAATGTTGTACTACTGACTGACAATGGAGGCAAGACCTGTGAGGAAATTCAGAGGAGGGGTTATGCAGATCAAGTCACTCGTAATCTTGCCTACATTTACTTCTGCATCAGTCCCATCTTCTATACATTTGTTGGGAAAAAGTTCCAAAACTACTTCAGACAGATGATGGTAAAACGCTTCCCAGGTTTAAAGAAGTATATTTCTGTTGATCAGGTCAGGAGAAGCAATATGTCCACAAAAAGTACACCATATTAA
- the LOC128382368 gene encoding C-C chemokine receptor type 1-like, with amino-acid sequence NGNDSYGVPVEPCDSEAVNYLGAQISFIYYFMFLFSLVGNGLVLVIIHRFERLTTVTNILLLNLVMSSLIFMSSLPFLGVYNQRSNWIFGNVMCKIVGSVYFLGLYSSVLFLALLTFDRHLAVVYSLGAPRMRSQRYALLCCAVVWLVSSLACIPSMILHRSFYYGPHKATLCQEFPGNLTDTTVTHLRNSAFYIQLFLFLLFPLIVIVYCYVRIAITIISSKLVTKFKTVRLILVIVLLFFISWIPYNVVLLTDHGHQTCEERKRRGYADQVTRNLAYIYFCISPIFYTFVGQKFQNYFRQMMVKRFPGLKKYISVDQVSRSNMSTKTTQNELSSDKL; translated from the exons AATGGCAATGACAGCTATGGGGTGCCAGTAGAACCATGTGATAGTGAAGCTGTAAACTATCTGGGAGCTCAAATTTCCTTCATCTACTACTTCATGTTTCTCTTCAGTCTGGTTGGCAACGGGCTGGTCCTGGTCATCATCCATCG GTTTGAGAGGCTGACCACTGTGACCAACATTTTGCTGCTGAACCTAGTGATGTCCTCCTTGATCTTCATGAGCAGCCTTCCATTCCTGGGAGTGTACAATCAGCGCTCTAACTGGATCTTTGGCAACGTTATGTGCAAGATTGTAGGCAGTGTCTACTTCCTGGGCTTATACAGTTCTGTCCTGTTTCTGGctctcctgacctttgaccGACACCTTGCAGTCGTTTACTCCTTGGGTGCACCACGAATGAGAAGTCAACGCTACGCATTACTCTGCTGTGCTGTGGTGTGGCTGGTCAGCAGTCTGGCGTGCATCCCATCCATGATTCTACACAGAAGTTTTTATTACGGCCCTCACAAAGCAACACTCTGTCAGGAATTTCCTGGTAACCTCACAGATACTACTGTAACCCATCTGAGAAATTCTGCATTTTAcattcagctttttcttttcttgctctttCCTCTGATTGTTATTGTGTACTGCTATGTTAGGATTGCTATCACTATCATATCATCCAAATTAGTTACCAAGTTCAAGACAGTCAGGTTGATATTAGTCATTGtcctgttattttttatttcctggaTCCCATACAATGTTGTACTACTGACTGACCATGGACACCAGACctgtgaggaaaggaagaggagaggttATGCAGATCAAGTCACTCGTAATCTTGCCTACATTTACTTCTGCATCAGTCCCATCTTCTATACATTTGTTGGGCAAAAGTTCCAAAACTACTTCAGACAGATGATGGTAAAACGCTTCCCAGGGTTAAAGAAGTATATTTCTGTCGATCAGGTCAGCAGAAGTAATATGTCCACAAAAACTACACAAAATGAATTGAGCAGTGACAAACTCTGA
- the LOC128382222 gene encoding C-C chemokine receptor type 1-like — protein sequence METTTLDYYYGNYSYEELVEPCDSEAVNYLGGQISFIYYFMFLFSLVGNGLVLVIIHRFERLTTVTNILLLNLVMSSLIFMSSLPFHGVYNQLYNWIFGNVMCKIVGSVYYLGLYSSVLFLALLTFDRHLGVVYSLEALRMRSQRYALLCCGVVWLVSSLACIPSMILYRSFYYGPHKATLCQEFPGNLKNTTVTHLRNSAFYIQLFLFLLFPLIFIVYCYVRIAITIISSKLVTKFKTVRLIFVIVLLFFISWIPYNVVLLTDNGGKTCEERKRRGYADQVTRNLAYIYFCISPIFYTFVGQKFQNYFRQMMVKRFPGLKKYISVDQVSRSNMSTKTTQNELSSDKL from the exons ATGGAAACTACAACATTGGATTATTACTATGGCAATTACAGCTATGAGGAGCTGGTAGAGCCATGTGATAGTGAAGCTGTAAACTATCTGGGAGGTCAAATTTCCTTCATCTACTACTTCATGTTTCTCTTCAGTCTGGTTGGCAACGGGCTGGTCCTGGTCATCATCCATCG GTTTGAGAGGCTGACCACTGTGACCAACATTTTGCTGCTGAACCTAGTGATGTCCTCCTTGATCTTCATGAGCAGCCTTCCATTCCATGGAGTGTACAATCAGCTCTATAACTGGATCTTTGGCAACGTTATGTGCAAGATTGTGGGTAGTGTCTACTACCTGGGCTTATACAGTTCTGTCCTGTTTCTGGctctcctgacctttgaccGACACCTTGGAGTCGTTTACTCCTTGGAAGCACTACGAATGAGAAGTCAACGCTACGCATTACTCTGCTGTGGTGTGGTGTGGCTCGTCAGCAGTCTGGCGTGCATCCCATCCATGATTCTATACAGAAGTTTTTATTACGGCCCTCACAAAGCAACACTCTGTCAGGAATTTCCTGGTAACCTCAAAAATACTACTGTAACCCATCTGAGAAATTCTGCATTTTAcattcagctttttcttttcttgctctttCCTCTGATTTTTATTGTGTACTGCTATGTTAGGATTGCTATCACTATCATATCATCCAAATTAGTTACCAAGTTCAAGACAGTTAGGTTGATATTTGTCATTGtcctgttattttttatttcctggaTCCCATACAATGTTGTACTACTGACTGACAATGGAGGAAAGACctgtgaggaaaggaagaggagaggttATGCAGATCAAGTCACTCGTAATCTTGCCTACATTTATTTCTGCATCAGTCCCATCTTCTATACATTTGTTGGGCAAAAGTTCCAAAACTACTTCAGACAGATGATGGTAAAACGCTTCCCAGGGTTAAAGAAGTATATTTCTGTTGATCAGGTCAGCAGAAGTAATATGTCCACAAAAACTACACAAAATGAATTGAGCAGTGACAAACTCTGA